In one window of Amblyomma americanum isolate KBUSLIRL-KWMA chromosome 9, ASM5285725v1, whole genome shotgun sequence DNA:
- the tos gene encoding exonuclease tos — MGIQGLLPFVQKATRQANIKEFRGKTAAVDTYCWLHKGAFSCAERLVKGEKTDAYVTYCMKMADLLIMSGVRPILVFDGRHLPSKKVTEKKRREQREINRQKAKQFLIEGKIQEARECYQRAVDVTSAMAHEVIKECRKRGIDYIVAPYEADAQLAYLAQCKLADVVITEDSDLILFGCDKVLFKMDRAGFGSLYEKSELSNCFGLLADRFTHDKFRQMCILSGCDYLPSLSGIGLKKANKFFSLITNPDLRATLPKLPSYLKMPTLSVDIQYVEEFLKAENTFRYQLVFCPDRNELVPLNPYDPSIDPTEMTYAGQQLPRELAFDIAVGNIDVNTGQKIDSYVPKDGKVLRARNPLGDAQDQTEKVNVNECMKDSSTPKRLGAFEVAERRPVQTPKTPKTPVRFPQRSQKPLTSLENIDVQYDKQESPLPSFEGSLINNESPADNKMSDSSPKSSGETGNVFKVTPKPRVVRSRFFSTPAAPASPEKKLTDWQIQLSERVCDSGKARQNKMPQSNAALGKFQWSSRFAPQDAPMTPVSKRVSTPFKRLRLSVSALEKEKRNSCVLGNDVEDEEKVVLAEEDGSAASQSNQFSKTQDSGFAEGDLSSLPTQDDSSLLTSTDNLQLTKGTKSLFEVLDEKNSSTPTTVPSVPRVVFKNPFAKVPRSPPAVASDLVIPESDEEDPLPPSFREPLKQSGIELPMKRLQDDPSADDMADVLEEGVESPIPKLKPRCDSFRAIKNHSEDLDYPNYLDESPWPVTEKTEQCPSVTGVVEESDDDELTITRGFIVKRPIETPKYTIVKPRIPPKPIKRVPPKQRRLGLPKSATKRDAKQQSLLESFAKFQFKK; from the exons ATGGGAATTCAAGGCTTGCTGCCGTTCGTTCAGAAGGCGACGAGGCAGGCGAACATAAAGGAATTTAGGGGGAAAACAGCAGCCGTGGACACTTACTGTTGGCTTCACAAAGGTGCCTTTTCGTGTGCTGAGCGACTAGTAAAGGGCGAAAAGACTGATGC GTATGTGACCTACTGTATGAAGATGGCGGACTTGCTGATCATGTCAGGCGTGCGGCCGATTTTGGTGTTCGACGGACGGCATTTGCCATCGAAGAAGGTGACGGAGAAAAAGCGCAGGGA GCAACGGGAAATCAACAGACAGAAAGCCAAGCAGTTCCTCATTGAAGGGAAGATTCAAGAAGCACGCGAATGTTACCAGAGGGCTGTTGACGTGACATCTGCCATGGCCCACGAAGTCATCAAG GAATGCAGAAAGAGAGGCATTGACTACATAGTGGCACCTTATGAAGCAGATGCACAACTCGCTTACCTGGCCCAATGCAAGCTGGCTGATGTGGTCATCACTGAAGACTCTGATCTTATCCTCTTTGGATGTGACAAG GTGCTGTTCAAGATGGACAGAGCAGGCTTTGGCAGCCTGTACGAGAAGTCTGAACTCAGCAATTGTTTTGGACTGCTGGCAGATCGCTTCACGCACGACAAGTTTCGCCAGATGTGCATCCTGTCCGGCTGTGACTACCTCCCTTCCCTGTCCGGCATCGGATTAAAGAAAGCCAACAAGTTTTTCTCGCTTATCACTAATCCGGACCTCCGAGCT ACATTACCAAAGCTGCCATCATATCTGAAAATGCCGACGCTTTCTGTGGACATCCAGTACGTCGAAGAATTCCTGAAGGCTGAGAACACATTCCGCTATCAACTGGTCTTCTGCCCCGACCGGAATGAACTCGTGCCCCTGAATCCCTATGACCCAAGCATTGACCCCACAGAAATGACCTATGCTGGACA GCAGCTTCCAAGGGAGCTGGCCTTTGACATTGCAGTTGGGAATATCGACGTAAACACTGGACAGAAGATCGACAGCTATGTTCCAAAAGATGGAAAG GTACTGAGAGCAAGGAATCCCTTAGGAGATGCACAAGACCAGACAGAAAAGGTAAACGTCAATGAATGCATGAAAGACTCCTCCACTCCAAAGAGGCTGGGCGCATTTGAAGTTGCTGAGCGGAGGCCGGTGCAAACTCCGAAGACCCCAAAGACTCCAGTCAGGTTTCCTCAGCGTTCTCAAAAACCACTGACTTCACTGGAGAACATTG ATGTTCAGTATGACAAGCAGGAAAGTCCCTTGCCATCATTTGAAGGAAGCTTGATAAATAATGAGTCACCTGCTGATAACAAAATGTCGGATTCGTCTCCCAAGAGCTCGGGTGAAACGGGGAACGTTTTCAAAGTAACACCAAAGCCACGCGTTGTCCGCAGCAG GTTTTTCTCGACGCCAGCTGCCCCTGCTTCACCGGAGAAAAAACTGACAGATTGGCAAATCCAGCTGTCGGAACGAGTTTGTGATAGTGGCAAGGCAAGGCAGAATAAGATGCCACAAAGCAATGCTGCTCTGGGCAAATTTCAGTGGAGTTCAAGATTCGCACCACAGGATGCTCCGATGACACCGGTCTCGAAGCGTGTGTCAACACCTTTCAAACGACTGAGGCTGAGCGTGTCTGCACTtgaaaaggagaagaggaattCTTGTGTTCTTGGCAACGATGTAGAAGATGAAGAAAAGGTTGTCTTGGCGGAAGAGGACGGCAGCGCTGCAAGTCAGTCTAACCAGTTCAGCAAGACACAGGACTCGGGCTTTGCAGAAGGCGATTTAAGCAGCTTGCCTACACAAGATGACAGTTCACTTTTAACTTCCACAGATAACTTGCAACTGACTAAAGGCACTAAGTCATTGTTTGAGGTATTAGATGAGAAAAACAGTTCGACTCCAACTACAGTGCCCAGCGTTCCTCGTGTTGTGTTCAAAAACCCTTTTGCAAAGGTGCCAAGAAGCCCCCCTGCAGTTGCCAGTGACCTTGTAATTCCAGAATCTGACGAGGAAGATCCACTTCCACCATCTTTTCGAGAACCATTAAAGCAAAGCGGCATCGAGCTTCCCATGAAAAGATTGCAGGATGATCCTAGTGCTGATGATATGGCAGATGTTCTTGAAGAAGGAGTAGAGTCGCCAATCCCGAAACTTAAGCCCAGATGCGATTCCTTCAGAGCGATAAAGAACCATTCAGAAGATTTGGATTACCCAAATTATCTAGATGAGTCACCATGGCCCGTGACAGAGAAGACTGAACAGTGCCCTAGTGTGACGGGAGTGGTTGAAGAGAGTGATGACGATGAGCTAACAATTACTAGAGGTTTTATTGTAAAAAGACCGATTGAGACACCCAAGTACACAATTGTGAAGCCGCGGATTCCACCCAAACCCATCAAGAGAG TGCCACCAAAGCAGCGACGGCTTGGCTTGCCAAAGTCTGCAACGAAGAGAGATGCCAAACAGCAAAGCTTGTTAGAAAGCTTTGCCAAGTTCCAGTTTAAGAAATAA